One Azoarcus sp. DN11 DNA segment encodes these proteins:
- a CDS encoding transglycosylase SLT domain-containing protein: MNSSPARRTFLVRLCQGGLLAAVPGLTFGHERARVVYPPVPPAYRIVAQSLALPPKLLFAIAIQESTMQWGALALPWPWTLNVRRSPRRYQRYPEAVTDLKHMLAQGVRNVDCGPMQVNWHYHSDKLRTPELALDPWHNLRVAGAILLERRRSAANWFDAAGAYHSPGDSARATRYARSVFARMERIPDHA; encoded by the coding sequence ATGAACTCGTCTCCCGCACGTCGCACCTTCCTCGTCCGCCTCTGCCAAGGCGGGCTGCTCGCGGCAGTGCCTGGGCTCACCTTCGGCCACGAGCGCGCCCGCGTGGTCTATCCACCAGTCCCGCCCGCCTACCGCATCGTGGCCCAGTCGCTCGCGCTCCCGCCCAAGCTCCTTTTCGCCATCGCGATCCAGGAGTCCACCATGCAGTGGGGCGCGCTGGCGCTGCCCTGGCCGTGGACGCTCAATGTCCGCCGTAGCCCCCGCCGCTACCAACGCTATCCGGAAGCGGTCACCGACCTCAAGCACATGCTCGCCCAAGGGGTACGCAACGTGGATTGCGGCCCGATGCAGGTTAACTGGCACTACCACTCCGACAAGTTACGCACGCCCGAGCTTGCGCTCGACCCCTGGCACAACCTGCGGGTGGCCGGCGCGATCCTCCTCGAGAGGCGCCGTTCCGCAGCCAACTGGTTCGACGCCGCCGGCGCCTATCACAGCCCCGGCGACTCGGCGCGGGCCACCCGCTACGCGCGTTCCGTCTTCGCACGGATGGAAAGGATTCCCGATCATGCCTGA